In uncultured Treponema sp., one genomic interval encodes:
- a CDS encoding VUT family protein, which translates to MKKFFSFVSREADDFKILLRNIPSLTVSIFILSVVCANLIANKELVSFKYVALDCGFAFSWIMFLCMDVICKRWGAKAAIKISLVALAANLFICVSFALLAKTPGKWGEFYTSENQLVNDALNATFAGSWYVVLGSSVAFVSSSVVNALLNCAIGNHFKSDGFFSFAFRSYISTAIAQLVDNFIFATIVSKVFFGWTWIQVFVCSAIGAGFELLGEIFFSGLGYKVVRQWEREKVGQEYIEYRKANAK; encoded by the coding sequence ATGAAAAAATTCTTTTCTTTTGTTTCCCGCGAAGCTGACGACTTTAAAATTCTTTTGAGAAACATTCCTTCACTTACAGTTTCAATTTTTATTTTGTCTGTTGTCTGTGCGAATCTTATTGCGAACAAAGAGCTTGTGAGTTTTAAATATGTTGCGCTTGACTGCGGATTTGCGTTCAGCTGGATTATGTTTTTGTGCATGGATGTAATCTGCAAAAGATGGGGTGCGAAGGCTGCGATAAAAATTTCACTTGTTGCTCTTGCCGCGAATCTTTTTATCTGCGTTTCATTTGCGTTGCTTGCAAAGACTCCGGGAAAGTGGGGCGAATTTTACACTTCTGAAAATCAGCTTGTCAATGATGCGCTCAATGCAACTTTCGCTGGCTCTTGGTATGTTGTGCTCGGCTCGTCTGTCGCCTTTGTTTCGTCATCGGTTGTAAATGCTTTGCTTAACTGCGCAATCGGAAATCATTTTAAGTCGGACGGATTTTTTTCATTTGCATTCCGCTCTTATATTTCAACTGCAATAGCGCAGCTTGTGGACAATTTTATTTTTGCCACAATTGTTTCAAAAGTTTTCTTTGGCTGGACTTGGATTCAGGTTTTTGTATGCTCGGCGATTGGGGCAGGCTTTGAGCTTTTGGGCGAAATATTTTTTTCAGGCTTGGGATATAAAGTTGTCCGCCAGTGGGAAAGAGAAAAAGTCGGGCAGGAATATATTGAATACAGAAAGGCTAATGCAAAATGA
- a CDS encoding desulfoferrodoxin family protein — protein sequence MQLKFYYCRHCGKIIAIVKDSGVPTICCGEEMQELVPGTTDGSTEKHIPVIKVAGNTVSVTVGSKLHPSEAEHYIEWILLQTDKGIQQKWLRPGNSPSVDFAVMTGERVEAAYEYCNIHRLWKAEY from the coding sequence ATGCAGTTGAAATTTTATTATTGCAGGCACTGCGGAAAAATCATCGCCATCGTAAAGGACTCTGGAGTTCCAACAATTTGCTGCGGAGAAGAAATGCAGGAACTTGTGCCGGGAACAACAGACGGCTCTACAGAAAAACACATTCCTGTAATCAAAGTTGCAGGAAACACAGTTTCTGTTACTGTAGGCTCAAAACTTCATCCGTCAGAAGCAGAACACTACATCGAATGGATTTTGCTTCAGACTGATAAAGGAATCCAGCAAAAGTGGCTTCGTCCCGGAAACTCTCCAAGCGTAGATTTTGCAGTTATGACCGGGGAGCGAGTTGAAGCCGCCTATGAATATTGCAACATCCACAGGCTTTGGAAAGCGGAATATTAA
- a CDS encoding ferritin, which produces MNTTTTLTSMLNTQIQKEFESAYIYLGFAAFFDMKGLAGFAEWYKQQAKEEEEHAMKIYDYLCKVNQPVELMPIGAPKNKPETISQVLNQSLEHEEYVTNLITTLYFQAEKEKNLFAKNFLNWFINEQLEEEQKAKELIDKYKMFGSTPEGLYVLDKELGGRQ; this is translated from the coding sequence ATGAACACGACTACAACTTTAACTTCAATGCTGAACACGCAGATTCAAAAAGAATTTGAGTCAGCTTATATTTATCTTGGGTTTGCGGCTTTTTTTGACATGAAAGGACTTGCCGGATTTGCTGAATGGTACAAACAGCAGGCAAAAGAAGAGGAAGAGCACGCAATGAAAATTTACGACTACTTGTGCAAAGTAAATCAGCCTGTGGAACTTATGCCGATTGGCGCGCCAAAGAACAAGCCTGAAACAATTTCGCAAGTTTTAAATCAAAGCCTTGAGCACGAGGAGTACGTAACAAATCTCATAACCACGCTTTACTTTCAAGCTGAAAAAGAAAAAAATTTGTTTGCAAAAAATTTCTTGAACTGGTTTATAAACGAACAGCTTGAAGAAGAGCAAAAGGCAAAGGAGCTTATAGACAAATACAAAATGTTCGGCTCAACACCAGAAGGTCTTTATGTGCTTGATAAAGAACTTGGCGGACGGCAATAA